One Cohnella candidum genomic region harbors:
- a CDS encoding methyl-accepting chemotaxis protein, whose translation MRIPAIRSIRTRIMLIVLPVVVAAMAALSAITYQNSKTLINREIESKMQQQLDATIQSIQTRLTAHAKIPETLARAVEASADHIEQEALIDMIMKFLSANADTFGVGVWFEPRQYKQYLEYFGPYAYRFNGQVQYTLESSTKEYDYPSRQFYRIGRDTDRAVVWSDPYYDESSKSDVLTATAPFYHYDKKFRGVVTANVDLESLQQAVASIRVGETGRAFLLDKQGDYIADRDGSKLLKVNIAQDANRGLASLGQVILASPDGLGEYADEEGKVRVYYAEVPLTGWKLALQIPERELYRPLRQLLIQSILAIALTLLAVSLVIYLFARYTKRQISQVSRLSAAMAAGDFTQTAAVRSRDEIGEMAADFNRMTRELGAVIRQMNDSAELVAGTSEQLTLSTEQTTKAAEGIAEAVLAVAAGSDEQVRAMSAANGKAADTSSRLDDISCLIESMAGVSSFALRTAAEGHETLRAAVDHVHDVDGKVRRAADIIESLHAKSRDIDDTMELIGRVSFQTRILALNAGIAASQAGAHGKAFMVIAEEIRGLAENSANSGSRIQETVGEIRREIQLAKELMDANLQAVDGGKTKIESAAQSFGRIVHAVQEVSEQTDGVSDAIGEIRSHMSDMAETVRQMTEIARQAADQTGSVSASTEEQMASMQEIAAGAGTLASLANELKRTINRFAV comes from the coding sequence ATGCGTATCCCTGCGATCCGAAGCATACGCACCCGCATCATGCTGATCGTCCTGCCGGTTGTCGTTGCGGCCATGGCGGCCTTGTCGGCGATCACTTATCAAAATTCGAAAACGCTCATCAACCGGGAAATCGAGAGCAAGATGCAGCAACAGCTGGACGCCACGATCCAATCGATCCAAACCCGATTGACGGCGCATGCGAAAATTCCCGAGACGCTCGCGCGTGCCGTCGAGGCCTCCGCCGACCATATCGAACAGGAAGCCTTGATCGACATGATCATGAAGTTCCTGTCGGCCAACGCGGATACGTTCGGCGTGGGCGTCTGGTTCGAGCCGCGCCAGTACAAACAATATCTCGAGTATTTCGGTCCCTATGCTTACCGCTTTAACGGGCAAGTGCAGTACACGCTCGAATCCAGCACGAAGGAATACGATTACCCGAGCCGGCAATTCTACCGGATCGGCCGCGACACGGATCGGGCCGTCGTGTGGTCCGATCCCTATTACGACGAAAGTTCGAAATCCGACGTGCTGACGGCGACCGCCCCTTTTTACCATTACGATAAAAAATTCCGCGGCGTCGTGACGGCGAACGTCGATCTCGAAAGCCTCCAGCAAGCGGTGGCGTCAATCCGGGTCGGAGAGACCGGCCGGGCATTCCTGCTGGACAAACAAGGCGACTATATCGCGGACCGAGACGGCTCGAAACTGCTGAAGGTGAATATCGCGCAGGACGCCAACCGGGGCTTGGCTTCTCTGGGACAAGTTATCTTGGCTTCTCCGGACGGGCTGGGGGAATATGCCGACGAGGAAGGGAAAGTCCGTGTCTATTATGCCGAAGTTCCGCTTACGGGCTGGAAGCTGGCCTTGCAAATACCTGAACGGGAATTGTACCGTCCACTTCGCCAGCTTCTGATCCAATCCATTCTTGCGATCGCGCTGACGCTGCTGGCCGTTTCGCTTGTTATCTATCTATTCGCGAGATACACGAAACGGCAGATCAGCCAGGTCAGCCGGCTTTCCGCCGCGATGGCGGCGGGCGACTTCACGCAAACCGCCGCGGTCCGATCCCGGGACGAGATCGGCGAGATGGCGGCCGATTTCAACCGCATGACCCGGGAGCTCGGCGCCGTCATCCGGCAAATGAACGACAGCGCCGAACTGGTCGCAGGCACTTCCGAACAGCTCACGCTAAGTACGGAGCAGACGACGAAGGCTGCCGAAGGAATCGCGGAAGCGGTGCTGGCCGTGGCGGCGGGGAGCGACGAGCAAGTGCGAGCGATGTCCGCCGCGAACGGAAAGGCGGCGGATACGTCCAGCCGCTTGGACGACATTTCCTGCCTCATAGAATCGATGGCCGGCGTATCGTCTTTCGCGCTCCGAACGGCCGCCGAAGGCCACGAGACGCTTCGGGCCGCGGTCGACCACGTCCATGACGTCGACGGCAAGGTCCGTCGGGCCGCGGATATCATCGAATCGCTGCACGCAAAATCCCGCGACATCGACGACACGATGGAACTGATCGGTCGGGTCTCGTTCCAGACGCGGATCTTGGCGCTGAACGCGGGCATCGCGGCCTCTCAAGCCGGCGCGCACGGGAAGGCATTCATGGTCATCGCCGAAGAGATCCGTGGTTTGGCGGAGAATTCGGCCAACTCCGGCTCGCGGATCCAGGAGACGGTCGGTGAGATCCGCCGTGAAATCCAACTGGCCAAGGAGCTGATGGACGCCAACCTCCAGGCCGTGGACGGCGGTAAGACGAAAATCGAATCCGCGGCGCAATCGTTCGGGAGAATCGTCCATGCCGTTCAGGAAGTTTCCGAGCAGACCGACGGCGTATCGGACGCGATCGGGGAGATCCGATCGCACATGTCGGACATGGCGGAGACGGTTCGACAAATGACGGAGATCGCCCGGCAAGCCGCCGATCAAACCGGCAGCGTCTCCGCCTCCACCGAAGAGCAGATGGCTTCGATGCAGGAAATCGCCGCCGGAGCGGGTACGCTCGCTTCCCTGGCAAACGAATTGAAAAGAACGATCAACCGGTTCGCGGTCTAG
- a CDS encoding MATE family efflux transporter, which produces MDLKKLSLWRLVWPIMIELFLQFMIGTADTLMVSRISDDAVAVVGLSNQFFQAVIMLFALVTGGAGIIISQKLGGGKEKDARVVAAMCFSNTVGFGVLVSVVLAGGSGWVAAALQTPDQLKDMASGYIGIVGGGTLWMAAVMALSTVIRSTGNTKGPMLVAIGMNLVHIAGNYGFIFGELGLPKLGLTGVAISTVSSRVLALIALYLIYRRSFSAPIRIQDYVRFDFPLLKEVARLGLPMALSSASWTVSQVTIYSMVATMGTEQLAARTYLNTMESFCFTAGWAFAMAVQIQVAAFFGAGDHERAFKSAYKALFWGEVVVIANSLVLFAFGKQLLSLFTDNPDIIRIGVGILVCDLILQPLKMANMPINNSLNAVGDTRYVMIVSMISMWAVAVGGTYTFGIAFGWLVYGVYAAMITDEAIRAILVNRRWFRRKYLPKERLAHDKLAAGNISG; this is translated from the coding sequence ATGGACCTCAAAAAACTATCATTATGGCGTCTGGTATGGCCGATCATGATCGAGCTATTCCTTCAATTCATGATCGGAACCGCGGACACGCTCATGGTCAGCCGCATTTCGGACGACGCGGTCGCGGTCGTGGGACTGTCCAATCAATTTTTTCAGGCAGTCATCATGCTCTTCGCGCTTGTGACCGGCGGAGCCGGCATCATCATTTCGCAGAAGCTCGGCGGCGGCAAAGAGAAGGACGCCCGGGTCGTCGCGGCCATGTGCTTCTCGAATACAGTCGGCTTCGGCGTGTTGGTCAGCGTCGTACTGGCCGGAGGCTCCGGTTGGGTCGCCGCGGCCTTGCAAACGCCGGATCAGCTGAAGGATATGGCCTCCGGCTACATCGGCATCGTGGGCGGCGGCACGTTGTGGATGGCTGCGGTTATGGCGCTGAGTACGGTGATCCGGAGCACGGGCAATACGAAGGGGCCGATGCTGGTCGCGATCGGCATGAACCTCGTGCATATCGCCGGCAACTACGGCTTCATTTTCGGAGAGCTTGGGCTCCCTAAACTCGGTTTGACGGGCGTCGCGATCTCGACGGTGAGCAGCCGGGTGCTGGCTTTGATCGCGCTGTACTTGATTTACCGGCGTTCCTTCTCCGCCCCGATCCGTATCCAGGATTATGTGCGGTTCGACTTCCCCTTGCTGAAGGAGGTCGCCCGGTTAGGTTTGCCGATGGCGCTCAGCAGTGCATCGTGGACGGTCTCCCAGGTGACGATCTACTCCATGGTCGCGACGATGGGCACCGAGCAGCTGGCCGCGCGGACGTATCTCAACACGATGGAGTCGTTCTGTTTCACGGCCGGGTGGGCCTTCGCCATGGCGGTACAGATCCAGGTGGCCGCGTTCTTCGGAGCCGGAGATCACGAGAGGGCGTTCAAGAGCGCCTACAAAGCCCTGTTCTGGGGCGAAGTCGTCGTGATCGCCAATTCGCTGGTCCTGTTCGCGTTCGGCAAGCAGCTTCTGTCTCTATTCACGGACAACCCGGACATTATCCGCATCGGCGTCGGCATCCTCGTGTGCGATCTCATCCTACAGCCGCTGAAAATGGCGAACATGCCGATCAACAACTCGCTGAACGCGGTCGGCGATACCCGGTACGTGATGATCGTGAGCATGATCAGCATGTGGGCGGTGGCGGTCGGGGGCACCTATACGTTCGGCATCGCGTTCGGCTGGCTCGTGTACGGCGTCTACGCCGCCATGATTACGGACGAAGCCATTCGGGCGATCTTGGTCAACCGGCGATGGTTCAGGCGAAAATATTTACCGAAGGAGCGGTTGGCCCATGACAAGCTCGCAGCCGGCAACATTAGCGGTTAA
- a CDS encoding aldo/keto reductase: protein MPQHLQDTVTLNNGVKMPWFGLGVFKVQEGQEVIDSVKAAIKNGYRSIDTAAVYRNEEGVGQAIAESMKEYSVKREELFITSKVWNSDQGTQTTLDAFDLSLKKLGLDYLDLYLVHWPVKGKYAETWKTLEKIYKTGKVRAIGVSNFHVHHLKDILADAEVVPAVNQVELHPYLSQVELREFNRSKGIQTEAWSPLGQGLVLQDTTITSIAEKYGKTPAQIVLRWDLQSGIITIPKSIREPRIVENAAIFDFELSPDDMAAIDGLNKNQRVGADPDNFNF from the coding sequence ATGCCGCAGCATTTGCAGGACACGGTGACTTTGAACAACGGCGTCAAGATGCCGTGGTTCGGACTCGGAGTATTCAAAGTCCAAGAAGGCCAAGAGGTGATCGATTCCGTCAAAGCCGCTATTAAAAACGGGTACCGCAGCATCGATACCGCCGCCGTCTACCGCAATGAGGAAGGCGTGGGACAAGCCATCGCCGAGTCGATGAAGGAATACTCGGTGAAGCGCGAGGAGCTGTTCATCACCTCCAAGGTTTGGAACTCGGACCAAGGAACCCAAACGACTTTGGATGCTTTCGATCTCAGTTTGAAGAAGCTGGGTCTGGATTATCTGGACCTGTACCTCGTGCATTGGCCGGTGAAGGGTAAATACGCCGAAACGTGGAAAACGCTCGAGAAGATATATAAAACGGGGAAAGTCCGCGCCATCGGGGTGAGCAATTTCCACGTCCACCATCTGAAGGACATTCTTGCGGATGCGGAGGTCGTTCCGGCGGTCAACCAAGTGGAGTTGCATCCATACCTCTCGCAGGTGGAGCTCCGCGAATTCAACCGCAGCAAGGGCATCCAAACCGAAGCGTGGTCGCCGCTCGGCCAAGGCCTCGTGCTTCAGGATACCACGATCACTTCGATCGCCGAGAAATACGGGAAAACGCCTGCTCAAATCGTGCTGCGCTGGGACCTGCAGAGCGGAATCATCACGATTCCGAAATCGATCCGCGAACCGCGCATCGTCGAAAACGCGGCCATCTTCGATTTCGAGCTGAGCCCGGACGACATGGCGGCCATCGACGGCTTGAACAAGAACCAGCGCGTCGGCGCCGATCCGGACAATTTCAACTTTTGA
- a CDS encoding TetR/AcrR family transcriptional regulator, translating to MGDDLKTSDKILLAAIDLMAEKGYDGTTTKEIAAAAGVNEVTLFRHFGTKQKLLEAAFHRYHYAEEMTKLFAESLNGDLYADLLLVSRTYHRLMNRNRKLLNIARKGSSSLPEAVYQEAGRHPKQLRDLLTEYLVTMSEQGKAAVSNPQMQAMSFMWMNYGAFFSDLNAEGVAQENLLEEFIQESVKLFARALTP from the coding sequence ATGGGAGACGATCTGAAAACAAGCGACAAAATCCTGCTGGCCGCGATCGACCTCATGGCGGAGAAAGGCTACGACGGCACGACGACCAAGGAAATCGCGGCGGCCGCCGGCGTGAACGAGGTGACGCTGTTCCGCCATTTCGGCACAAAGCAGAAGCTGCTCGAGGCCGCGTTCCACCGTTACCACTATGCGGAAGAAATGACGAAGCTTTTTGCCGAGTCCCTGAACGGAGATCTGTACGCGGACCTGCTTCTGGTCAGCCGAACCTACCACAGGCTGATGAACCGGAACCGCAAGCTGCTTAACATCGCCCGGAAAGGCAGCAGCAGCCTGCCCGAAGCTGTCTATCAGGAAGCCGGGCGCCATCCGAAGCAGCTTCGGGATTTATTGACGGAATACCTGGTCACCATGTCGGAACAAGGCAAGGCGGCGGTATCGAATCCGCAGATGCAGGCCATGTCGTTCATGTGGATGAACTACGGCGCATTTTTCAGCGATTTGAACGCCGAGGGTGTCGCGCAGGAAAACTTGCTGGAAGAATTCATTCAAGAAAGCGTGAAGCTGTTCGCTAGGGCTTTAACCCCCTAG
- a CDS encoding MFS transporter — translation MPLEEKPNGMALMRLMMFTVMISSMNAMMMNVVLPQIGREFHLALAQVSWLSSAYALIYAFGTVMYGKLADRFPLKSLLTFGLSLFAAGSLVGLVSQTFGTALLGRCLQSAGAAALPAMALIIPVRYFAPDKRGSALSMTAVGTALGGALAPVVSASIVSIANWRWLFLPSLCMLLLIPLFRKYLEFEPKGAPRPFDWLGGGLLAASVSFLLLGVTNRDGGYAAAGAASFILFAVRIRTAREPFVQPAIFRNAKYTVALALAFLIAGVGTSLFILTPVLFAGVYGLNAGMIGFAMVPAAAAAAILGRRGGKLADRKGNFRLYALGSSSIIACFALLSVFAGVPPLWISFILIFGNVGQSFVQIAMSNTVSGSLPKEQVGVGMGLFSMTGFLAQGIAAGVYGIVAAQGARAAWNPLHMVDAGGLFSNIYFVLAVIHIGILLIYRYTFVRRRSKRREEEVSR, via the coding sequence ATGCCCCTTGAAGAGAAGCCGAATGGTATGGCCCTCATGCGTTTAATGATGTTCACCGTCATGATCTCCTCGATGAACGCCATGATGATGAACGTAGTGCTTCCCCAGATCGGCAGGGAGTTTCATTTGGCCTTGGCTCAAGTAAGCTGGCTGTCATCGGCCTACGCTTTGATTTACGCGTTCGGTACCGTCATGTACGGGAAGCTGGCGGACCGATTCCCATTGAAAAGCCTGCTGACGTTCGGCCTGTCGTTGTTCGCGGCAGGTTCGCTTGTCGGGCTCGTTTCGCAAACCTTCGGAACCGCTCTCCTTGGCAGATGCCTGCAGTCCGCGGGCGCCGCGGCGCTGCCCGCGATGGCTTTGATCATTCCCGTTCGGTACTTCGCACCGGATAAGCGCGGCTCGGCATTGAGCATGACGGCGGTCGGGACCGCGCTCGGAGGCGCCCTGGCTCCGGTCGTTTCCGCGTCGATCGTGAGCATCGCGAACTGGCGCTGGCTGTTCCTGCCTTCGTTGTGCATGTTGCTGCTGATTCCGCTGTTCCGCAAATACTTGGAGTTCGAGCCCAAGGGGGCTCCTCGCCCGTTCGATTGGTTAGGCGGGGGGTTGCTTGCCGCATCCGTCTCGTTTCTCTTGCTCGGAGTGACGAATAGAGACGGGGGATACGCGGCAGCCGGCGCGGCGTCGTTCATCCTGTTTGCCGTAAGGATTCGAACGGCACGCGAACCTTTCGTCCAACCGGCGATTTTCCGCAACGCCAAATATACCGTCGCTCTGGCGTTGGCTTTTCTCATCGCGGGCGTCGGCACCTCCCTTTTTATCCTGACGCCGGTTCTCTTCGCCGGGGTTTACGGGCTGAATGCGGGCATGATCGGCTTCGCCATGGTTCCGGCCGCCGCAGCGGCCGCGATTCTGGGCAGGAGAGGGGGGAAACTCGCGGACCGGAAAGGCAATTTCCGGTTGTATGCCCTGGGTTCTTCCTCTATCATCGCTTGTTTTGCCTTGTTGTCCGTCTTCGCGGGCGTTCCTCCGCTTTGGATCTCTTTCATCCTTATTTTCGGGAATGTCGGCCAGTCTTTCGTTCAAATCGCGATGTCGAATACCGTATCGGGATCGTTGCCTAAGGAACAGGTGGGAGTAGGGATGGGACTGTTCTCCATGACCGGCTTTCTCGCGCAGGGTATCGCCGCCGGCGTCTACGGGATCGTCGCCGCGCAAGGAGCTCGCGCGGCATGGAATCCTTTGCACATGGTCGACGCAGGAGGATTATTCAGCAATATCTATTTCGTGCTGGCCGTCATCCATATCGGGATTTTGCTTATCTATCGATATACGTTCGTACGAAGGCGGAGTAAACGGAGAGAGGAAGAGGTAAGCAGATGA
- a CDS encoding luciferase family protein yields the protein MTVSNQERIRQQLSSWPGVTVQPHRFGGIEFLYRGREIGHLHGDSLVDLTLPKRQRDQALEEGRARPHHIYPESGWVSIYLESEKELDQALAFLRLNYERLAAKLPESE from the coding sequence ATGACCGTTTCAAATCAGGAAAGGATCCGGCAACAATTGTCGTCATGGCCGGGCGTAACCGTGCAGCCCCATCGTTTCGGAGGCATCGAATTTCTTTACCGCGGCCGGGAAATCGGGCACCTTCATGGCGATTCTCTGGTCGACCTCACTTTACCGAAGAGGCAACGGGATCAAGCATTGGAGGAGGGGCGGGCAAGGCCGCATCATATTTATCCCGAATCGGGCTGGGTATCCATTTATCTCGAGTCGGAGAAGGAATTGGACCAAGCCCTGGCGTTCTTGAGGTTGAATTATGAACGGTTGGCAGCCAAACTTCCGGAGAGCGAATAA
- a CDS encoding Gfo/Idh/MocA family protein, with translation MDQVRIGIVGLGNMGSGHARYLSKGEVEGAVLTAVCDGDRQLLERVAGECGEGVAAFDDASAFLSSGLIDGVLICTPHYSHPPLAIEAFRNGLHVLIEKPAGVYTKQVREMNEAAAATDKIFGIMYNQRTNPMYRKLRELIRQGELGEIRRLNWIITDWYRPQHYYNSGGWRATWAKEGGGVLMNQAPHQLDLWQWIAGMMPTRIRAFCSFGKRRDIEVENEVTAYAEYANGATAVFITSTCETPGTNRLEVTGDRGKAVVEEGRLRFWQLDVSEPEFNRTAKESFAAPGKREIPIELEPGDGEQHIGITRDWVRAILTGSPLLAPGEEGIRGLTLANAMLLSTWTDGWAELPLDEDLFYRLLQEKIQASGAVRA, from the coding sequence ATGGATCAGGTTCGGATCGGCATCGTCGGACTCGGCAATATGGGATCGGGACACGCTCGTTACTTAAGCAAGGGCGAGGTAGAAGGGGCCGTGCTGACGGCGGTTTGCGACGGGGACCGGCAGCTGCTGGAGCGGGTCGCCGGCGAGTGCGGCGAAGGCGTTGCGGCTTTCGACGACGCATCGGCGTTTCTGTCGTCAGGTTTGATCGACGGCGTCCTCATTTGCACGCCGCACTACAGTCATCCCCCGCTGGCGATCGAAGCGTTCCGCAACGGTCTGCACGTCCTGATCGAGAAACCCGCGGGCGTCTACACGAAGCAAGTCCGTGAGATGAACGAGGCGGCGGCTGCCACGGACAAAATTTTCGGCATCATGTACAACCAGCGGACGAATCCGATGTACCGCAAGCTGAGAGAGTTGATCCGGCAAGGGGAGCTCGGAGAGATCCGCCGGCTCAACTGGATCATTACCGACTGGTATCGGCCGCAGCACTATTATAATTCGGGAGGCTGGCGGGCCACGTGGGCGAAGGAAGGCGGCGGCGTGCTCATGAACCAGGCGCCCCACCAACTGGACCTATGGCAATGGATTGCCGGCATGATGCCGACGCGAATCCGCGCCTTCTGCTCGTTCGGCAAACGCCGCGACATCGAGGTCGAAAACGAAGTGACGGCCTACGCGGAATACGCGAACGGGGCGACGGCGGTTTTCATTACGTCGACCTGCGAGACTCCGGGCACGAACCGTTTGGAGGTGACGGGGGATCGAGGCAAAGCGGTCGTCGAAGAAGGCCGCCTGCGGTTCTGGCAGCTGGACGTATCGGAGCCGGAGTTTAACCGGACGGCGAAGGAGAGCTTCGCGGCGCCGGGTAAACGGGAGATCCCGATCGAGCTGGAACCGGGCGACGGCGAGCAGCACATCGGCATCACCCGCGATTGGGTCCGCGCGATCCTGACCGGGTCGCCGCTGCTGGCGCCCGGCGAGGAAGGCATCCGCGGCTTGACGCTCGCCAACGCGATGCTCCTGTCCACTTGGACGGACGGATGGGCGGAGCTTCCGCTGGATGAAGACTTGTTCTACCGCCTGCTGCAGGAGAAGATCCAAGCTTCCGGGGCGGTCCGCGCATGA
- a CDS encoding Gfo/Idh/MocA family protein produces the protein MSKQDGMNYAPQGKPRPVVKPGEFAVAAVHLDHGHIYGMCNGLKEAGASVKWVYDPDPRKVRDFLQAFPEAAPADSLEQVLQDPEIRLVAAAAVPSERGPLGVSVMEHGKDYFTDKTPFTAFAHLEMAEETCERTGRKYWVYFSERLHVESAVYAGQLIEDGAIGRVVQVLGLGPHRLNAPSRPAWFFEKERYGGILCDIGSHQIEQFLHYAGCRDAKVLHSKVANYRNPEYPELEDYGDATLLGDNGATNYFRVDWLTPAGLSTWGDGRTVILGTDGYIELRKYVDIARDPEGDQLYLVNGEGERRLSLAGKVGYPFFGEMILDVLNRTENAMTQEHIFKAAELCLSAQTQAVRIMGGETE, from the coding sequence ATGAGCAAGCAGGACGGAATGAACTACGCGCCTCAGGGCAAACCGCGACCGGTCGTGAAGCCGGGCGAGTTCGCGGTCGCGGCGGTCCATTTGGATCACGGCCACATTTACGGCATGTGCAACGGGTTGAAGGAAGCGGGCGCGTCCGTGAAATGGGTGTACGATCCCGATCCGCGGAAGGTGCGGGACTTCCTACAGGCGTTTCCGGAAGCGGCGCCGGCCGATTCTCTGGAGCAAGTCCTGCAGGACCCGGAAATCCGGCTCGTGGCCGCCGCGGCGGTGCCGAGCGAGCGCGGGCCGCTGGGCGTAAGCGTCATGGAGCACGGCAAAGATTATTTCACGGATAAGACGCCGTTCACCGCATTCGCCCATCTCGAGATGGCCGAGGAGACGTGCGAGCGGACGGGCCGCAAATATTGGGTTTATTTCAGCGAGAGGCTTCACGTGGAGAGCGCCGTCTATGCGGGACAACTGATCGAGGACGGCGCGATCGGCCGCGTCGTGCAGGTGCTCGGCCTCGGGCCGCACCGGCTGAACGCGCCGTCGCGACCGGCATGGTTTTTCGAGAAGGAGCGGTATGGCGGCATCCTGTGCGATATCGGAAGCCATCAGATCGAGCAGTTCCTCCACTACGCAGGTTGCCGCGACGCCAAGGTGCTGCACAGTAAGGTCGCCAATTACCGCAACCCGGAATATCCGGAGCTGGAGGATTACGGGGATGCGACGCTGCTGGGCGATAACGGGGCGACGAATTATTTTCGCGTGGATTGGCTGACGCCCGCCGGGCTGTCGACCTGGGGCGACGGTAGAACGGTCATTCTCGGCACGGACGGGTACATCGAACTCCGAAAATACGTGGACATCGCGCGGGATCCGGAAGGGGACCAGCTGTATTTGGTCAACGGAGAAGGCGAACGGCGCCTGTCGCTTGCGGGCAAGGTCGGATACCCGTTTTTCGGGGAGATGATCCTCGACGTGCTGAACCGGACGGAGAACGCGATGACGCAGGAGCATATCTTCAAAGCGGCCGAACTGTGCCTGTCGGCGCAAACGCAAGCCGTTCGAATCATGGGAGGGGAAACCGAATGA
- a CDS encoding sugar phosphate isomerase/epimerase family protein, protein MRITVFTVATPDLEPAQLAAAAKRAGLDGIEWRYQDVPKPQKDAPSSFWGNNKCSIPTVWEEKDLEVFREAAARSGIQSAAVVPYLTPGDMAGTERVLRAARYLGASFIRLGVHVYDRTRPFAELFAQQRRYLKQAEELCRAYGIKGIIETHHGTIAPTASAAYRLVEECDPAHIGVLYDPGNMVYEGYENYRMGMEILGPYLAHVHAKNAAWEQLPEDPEDGVTRWRVVWAGLKKGVVDWKQVIDDLRAVGYKGCIGIEDFSGQWGTEEMLANFAGSLRKWLDPK, encoded by the coding sequence ATCCGAATTACCGTGTTCACGGTCGCGACGCCCGACTTGGAGCCGGCTCAGCTGGCCGCGGCGGCCAAACGGGCCGGACTCGACGGGATCGAGTGGCGCTACCAGGACGTGCCGAAGCCGCAGAAGGACGCGCCGTCATCCTTTTGGGGAAATAACAAATGCTCCATTCCGACGGTTTGGGAAGAGAAGGACTTGGAGGTATTCCGCGAAGCCGCGGCCCGGAGCGGGATCCAGTCGGCGGCGGTCGTGCCGTATTTGACGCCGGGGGACATGGCCGGCACCGAGCGGGTGCTGCGGGCGGCCCGCTACCTGGGCGCGTCCTTCATCCGGCTGGGAGTCCACGTCTATGACCGCACGCGTCCGTTCGCCGAGCTGTTCGCGCAGCAGCGCCGTTATCTGAAGCAGGCGGAGGAACTGTGCCGGGCTTACGGGATCAAAGGAATCATCGAAACCCACCACGGCACGATCGCCCCGACCGCGTCGGCCGCCTATCGGCTGGTGGAAGAGTGCGATCCCGCCCATATCGGCGTTTTGTACGATCCCGGCAACATGGTATACGAAGGGTACGAGAATTACCGGATGGGGATGGAGATTTTGGGACCTTACCTCGCGCACGTCCATGCCAAAAACGCGGCTTGGGAACAGCTGCCCGAGGACCCGGAGGATGGCGTGACGAGATGGCGCGTGGTCTGGGCGGGACTGAAGAAAGGCGTAGTCGATTGGAAGCAAGTGATCGACGATCTTCGCGCTGTGGGGTATAAGGGCTGTATCGGCATCGAGGATTTCAGCGGCCAATGGGGCACGGAAGAAATGCTCGCCAATTTCGCGGGCTCATTGAGAAAATGGCTCGATCCGAAATAG
- a CDS encoding AraC family transcriptional regulator, protein MTGGKTEYLDLSYRLDGPLEQAFHSHPWYEVYYFHEGVCNYLIGDQIYTLKPGDLILMNGMTLHRPKVDARFPYVRTVIHFEPSLLKPFQELPQGVPFLQPFQTLSNYRISLEPKEKAEVERLLADMETHRRQGGAVANSRMLLVFVDLLHVIYDLCGKPMRGRPDFPSEKERTVQRVVSYVEERYTEDLDMDRLQADLHVSKFYLSRLFKEVTGVTIFDYVFQRRINEAKIIFLLDPGRSVTDVCFQTGFKHLAHFSRLFKRQVGVTPEKYRKSIRERQGSAG, encoded by the coding sequence ATGACGGGCGGCAAAACGGAATATTTGGATCTCTCCTATCGGTTGGACGGGCCGCTCGAGCAAGCCTTTCACTCGCATCCCTGGTACGAAGTTTATTATTTCCACGAAGGCGTCTGCAACTATTTGATCGGGGACCAGATCTACACCTTGAAGCCGGGAGACCTCATCCTCATGAACGGCATGACCCTGCACCGCCCCAAAGTGGATGCGCGGTTCCCCTACGTCCGTACGGTCATCCACTTCGAGCCGTCGCTGCTGAAGCCGTTTCAGGAACTGCCGCAGGGCGTGCCGTTCCTTCAGCCATTCCAGACCTTATCCAACTACCGGATCTCGCTGGAACCGAAGGAGAAGGCGGAGGTCGAACGGCTGCTGGCGGACATGGAAACCCACCGGAGGCAAGGAGGAGCGGTCGCGAACAGCCGGATGCTGCTCGTCTTCGTCGATTTGCTTCACGTCATTTACGATTTATGCGGTAAACCGATGCGGGGCAGGCCGGACTTTCCATCCGAGAAGGAACGGACGGTGCAGCGCGTCGTGTCCTACGTGGAGGAGCGGTATACGGAGGATCTCGACATGGACCGGCTGCAAGCCGATCTTCACGTCAGCAAATTTTATTTGTCCCGCTTGTTCAAGGAAGTAACCGGCGTGACGATTTTCGATTACGTCTTCCAGAGGCGCATCAACGAGGCCAAAATCATCTTCTTGCTCGATCCCGGCCGTTCCGTGACGGACGTCTGCTTTCAGACCGGATTCAAGCATCTGGCGCATTTCAGCCGCTTGTTCAAACGGCAGGTCGGAGTGACGCCCGAGAAATACCGGAAATCGATACGGGAACGGCAGGGCAGCGCAGGCTGA